In Janthinobacterium sp. 67, a genomic segment contains:
- the rnk gene encoding nucleoside diphosphate kinase regulator, whose amino-acid sequence MEKKPKIILSSQDLERLEALLYALGNNLSPDKAALLDELGRAEVLEPQEIPPTVVTMNSTVRFTVENKEEFCLTLVYPKDVEGPADRISVLAPVGSALLGLSVGDSMAWPMPGGVVKVKIEEIVYQPERAGEYHR is encoded by the coding sequence TTGGAAAAAAAACCAAAAATTATTTTGTCGTCACAAGACCTGGAACGACTGGAAGCGTTGTTGTATGCCTTGGGTAACAACTTGTCGCCGGACAAGGCCGCCTTGCTCGACGAGCTGGGCCGCGCCGAGGTGCTCGAGCCGCAAGAGATCCCGCCGACCGTCGTGACGATGAATTCCACCGTGCGCTTCACGGTGGAAAACAAGGAGGAATTCTGCCTGACGCTCGTGTATCCGAAGGACGTGGAAGGCCCGGCCGACCGCATTTCCGTGCTGGCGCCCGTCGGCAGCGCGCTGCTGGGCCTGTCCGTGGGCGACAGCATGGCCTGGCCCATGCCCGGCGGCGTGGTCAAGGTCAAGATCGAGGAAATCGTTTACCAGCCTGAACGGGCTGGCGAATACCACCGATAA
- a CDS encoding transporter: protein MAMETAGFTYGSDTSGLVWGFLFGREAQPLALDSTAALAWLADGAARPAQEFVWLHFNLSHAASEKWLMAHTQLADEFYETLHQGSRSTRIEQAENTLIAVVNDVVHNFSFEASDISTMWASVAQDLVITARRAPLQSIERLRQAVIKNHEPIRSSVELLIHLLRDQADVLVNIVRDAVARVDDIEDHLLAGRLVPKREDLGAMRRVLVRLQRLLAPEPAALFRLLQRPPAWVSELDSLELRQSTEEFSVVLSDMSSLQERIKLLQEEIAASVNEENSRSLFVLTIVTVLALPINIIAGMLGMNVGGIPLAQHPQGFWIIVAIIVTFTVVAGWLVVRVQRNSS, encoded by the coding sequence ATGGCGATGGAAACTGCCGGTTTTACCTACGGTTCGGATACTTCGGGCCTGGTCTGGGGCTTCCTGTTTGGCCGCGAGGCGCAGCCGCTGGCCCTCGACTCGACGGCCGCGCTGGCCTGGCTGGCCGATGGCGCGGCCAGGCCGGCGCAGGAATTCGTCTGGCTGCATTTCAATCTGTCGCATGCGGCCAGCGAAAAATGGCTGATGGCGCACACGCAGCTGGCCGACGAATTCTATGAAACCCTGCACCAGGGTTCCCGTTCCACGCGCATCGAACAGGCGGAAAACACCCTGATCGCCGTGGTCAACGATGTGGTGCACAATTTCTCGTTCGAGGCGTCCGACATTTCCACCATGTGGGCCAGCGTGGCGCAAGACCTCGTCATCACGGCGCGCCGCGCGCCGCTGCAGTCGATCGAGCGCCTGCGCCAGGCCGTCATCAAGAACCACGAGCCGATCCGCTCATCGGTGGAGCTGCTGATTCATCTGCTGCGCGACCAGGCCGACGTGCTGGTCAACATCGTGCGCGACGCCGTGGCGCGGGTCGACGATATCGAAGACCACTTGCTGGCCGGGCGCCTGGTGCCGAAACGCGAAGACCTGGGCGCCATGCGGCGCGTGCTGGTGCGGCTGCAGCGCCTGCTGGCGCCGGAACCGGCCGCCCTGTTCCGACTGCTGCAACGCCCGCCCGCGTGGGTATCGGAGCTCGACAGCCTGGAATTGCGCCAGTCGACGGAAGAGTTTTCCGTCGTGCTCAGCGACATGTCCTCGCTACAGGAACGCATCAAATTGCTGCAGGAGGAGATCGCCGCCAGCGTCAACGAGGAAAACAGCCGCAGCCTGTTCGTGCTGACCATCGTCACCGTGCTGGCCTTGCCGATCAATATCATCGCCGGCATGCTGGGCATGAACGTGGGGGGGATTCCGCTGGCCCAGCATCCGCAGGGCTTCTGGATCATCGTCGCCATCATCGTCACGTTTACGGTCGTGGCGGGATGGCTGGTGGTGCGCGTGCAACGCAATAGTTCTTAA
- a CDS encoding YXWGXW repeat-containing protein, with protein sequence MKPITLYAAAMLAISTAAFLPAQAMAQGQVGVSIVIGNAPPPPRFESVPAPRAGYVWAPGYWNWDGQRHVWTDGEWLRERGGNQYRRAAWIQENNRWRLDRGGWVEAQVLPVRYDDIRIAPPPPRREAIPRARHGYVWAPGHWEWRSQRYAWTPGVWIAERPGYVYAPPAWNQRDGRWQMEQGRWSRGPNGDRDHDGIPNRYDRDNGNRHDRDGDGVPNRDDRRPDNPRRY encoded by the coding sequence ATGAAACCCATCACACTCTACGCAGCAGCCATGCTTGCCATCAGCACCGCGGCTTTCCTGCCTGCGCAAGCGATGGCCCAAGGCCAGGTCGGCGTCAGCATTGTCATCGGCAACGCCCCGCCTCCGCCACGGTTTGAAAGCGTGCCCGCGCCGCGCGCCGGCTATGTCTGGGCGCCAGGCTACTGGAACTGGGATGGCCAGCGCCACGTCTGGACCGACGGCGAATGGCTGCGCGAACGGGGCGGCAACCAGTACCGCCGCGCCGCATGGATACAGGAGAACAACCGCTGGCGCCTGGACCGTGGCGGCTGGGTCGAGGCACAGGTGCTGCCCGTGCGCTATGACGACATCCGCATCGCCCCGCCGCCGCCGCGCCGGGAAGCCATCCCGCGCGCGCGCCACGGCTACGTCTGGGCGCCCGGCCACTGGGAATGGCGCAGCCAGCGCTACGCGTGGACGCCAGGCGTATGGATCGCCGAACGCCCGGGCTACGTGTATGCGCCGCCCGCCTGGAACCAGCGCGACGGCCGCTGGCAGATGGAGCAAGGCCGCTGGTCGCGCGGTCCGAACGGCGACCGTGACCACGACGGCATCCCCAACCGCTATGACCGCGACAATGGCAACCGCCACGACCGCGACGGCGACGGAGTTCCGAACCGCGACGACCGCAGGCCCGACAACCCTCGCCGCTACTAA
- a CDS encoding putative bifunctional diguanylate cyclase/phosphodiesterase produces the protein MMAPLMLPSAQLRGDRIARLNLLAAAAMLAMASLLLILFQLFSLQSSFQRNLHIQADMLAPAAAEALRQGNHLAAQQLLASLAAAPHVRQALLYNPYGAPFARYARSSTDAAPAAPRNGLHLDYLDGGATILKALPGGGALYLHASLAPLYASLAQFAAFTLLVCLCAFGLTFLMVRRTRTAAQQAENHLHYLAHVDSVTQLPNRHEFNDALAYALARADRQDSSVGLLLLDLDNFKVVNDTLGHHCGDQLLKLVSERLVAILRGTDIICRIGGDEFVVIVEPADDSSEMASVARKILAVLAEPFDLEGHQLYVSASIGVSLYPFDAHDVATLTRNADTAMYHAKHQGKNRYAVFKAEMELRAQRRLRMEANLRRALQNEELYLHYQPQIDLRSGRIVGVEALIRWNCREMGQLSPAEFIPVAEESGIIVDLGRWVLQSACRQAAAWYKAGLLDSLEHVAVNLSACQARDPGLMDDIHAILHETQLPHGLLELEITEGVLMDNIHANVELMRRLQEAGIHLSVDDFGTGYSSMSYLKRLPIDQLKIDRSFVRDLPGEGEAIVTAIIAMAHSLHLKVVAEGVETLRQVEFLRTAGCDNVQGFFFARPMTAAQLTALLLERRDWSTRTILPV, from the coding sequence ATGATGGCGCCATTGATGCTGCCCTCGGCGCAATTGCGCGGCGACCGGATAGCCCGGCTGAATTTGCTGGCCGCGGCGGCCATGCTGGCCATGGCCAGCCTGCTGCTGATCCTCTTCCAATTATTTTCCCTCCAGTCATCCTTCCAGCGCAACCTGCACATCCAGGCCGACATGCTGGCGCCCGCCGCCGCCGAGGCCCTGCGCCAGGGCAACCATCTTGCAGCACAACAACTTCTTGCTTCCCTCGCCGCCGCCCCGCACGTCCGACAAGCGCTGCTCTACAACCCGTACGGCGCGCCCTTTGCCCGCTACGCGCGCAGCAGCACCGACGCCGCGCCCGCCGCGCCGCGCAACGGCCTGCACCTTGATTACCTGGACGGCGGCGCCACGATATTGAAAGCCTTGCCCGGCGGCGGTGCGCTGTACCTGCACGCCAGCCTGGCGCCGCTGTACGCCAGCCTGGCCCAATTTGCCGCCTTCACCCTGCTCGTCTGCCTGTGCGCGTTCGGCCTGACGTTCCTGATGGTGCGCCGCACGCGCACCGCCGCCCAGCAGGCGGAAAACCATTTGCATTACCTGGCCCACGTCGACTCCGTCACGCAGCTGCCGAACCGACATGAATTCAACGACGCCCTGGCCTACGCGCTGGCGCGCGCCGACCGCCAGGACAGCAGCGTGGGCCTGCTGCTGCTGGACCTGGACAACTTCAAGGTGGTCAACGATACCCTGGGCCACCACTGCGGCGACCAGCTGCTCAAGCTCGTGTCCGAGCGCCTGGTGGCCATCCTGCGCGGCACCGACATCATCTGCCGCATCGGCGGCGACGAATTCGTCGTCATCGTCGAACCGGCCGACGACAGCTCGGAAATGGCCAGCGTGGCGCGCAAGATCCTCGCCGTGCTGGCCGAACCGTTCGACCTCGAAGGCCACCAGCTGTACGTCAGCGCCAGCATCGGCGTGAGCCTGTATCCGTTCGACGCCCATGACGTGGCCACCCTGACGCGCAATGCCGATACGGCCATGTACCATGCCAAGCACCAGGGCAAGAACCGCTACGCCGTGTTCAAGGCCGAAATGGAATTGCGCGCCCAGCGCCGCCTGCGCATGGAAGCGAACCTGCGCCGCGCGCTGCAAAACGAGGAACTGTATCTGCACTACCAGCCGCAGATCGATTTGCGCAGCGGGCGCATCGTCGGCGTGGAAGCGCTGATACGCTGGAACTGCCGCGAAATGGGCCAGCTGAGCCCAGCCGAATTCATTCCCGTGGCCGAGGAAAGCGGCATCATCGTCGACCTGGGACGCTGGGTGCTGCAAAGCGCCTGCCGCCAGGCGGCCGCCTGGTACAAGGCGGGCCTGCTCGATTCGCTGGAACACGTGGCCGTCAACCTGTCGGCCTGCCAGGCGCGCGACCCGGGCCTGATGGACGATATCCACGCCATCCTGCACGAAACGCAGCTGCCGCATGGCTTGCTGGAGCTGGAAATCACGGAAGGGGTCCTGATGGACAATATCCACGCCAATGTGGAACTGATGCGGCGCCTGCAGGAAGCGGGCATCCACCTGTCGGTCGACGACTTCGGCACCGGCTATTCCTCGATGTCCTACCTGAAGCGCCTGCCGATCGATCAATTGAAGATAGACCGCAGCTTCGTGCGCGACCTGCCCGGCGAGGGCGAAGCCATCGTCACGGCCATCATCGCCATGGCGCACAGCCTGCATCTGAAAGTGGTGGCCGAAGGGGTGGAAACCTTGCGGCAGGTGGAGTTTTTGAGAACGGCGGGCTGCGACAACGTGCAGGGCTTCTTCTTCGCGCGTCCGATGACGGCGGCGCAGCTGACGGCCTTGCTGCTGGAGCGGCGCGACTGGAGTACGCGCACGATTTTGCCGGTGTAG
- a CDS encoding peptide chain release factor 3, translating to MANENDINTPDSSDSADSAAAPASSKAPAVIAREVQRRRTFGIISHPDAGKTTLTEKLLLFSGAIQMAGTVKARKSGRHATSDWMEIEKQRGISVASSVMQFEFRDHVVNLLDTPGHQDFSEDTYRVLTAVDSALMVIDAAKGVEAQTIKLLAVCRMRNTPIVTFMNKMDRETRDPLDLLDELESVLKIQCAPVTWPIGMGKNFRGVYHLLNDEIMLFKAGEEKADGAFEIIKGIDNPRLQEMFPLEMDQLRMEVELVHGASNPFNLEEFLSGVQTPVFFGSAINNFGVREILSALVDWAPAPRPRDATVRSVDPTEQPFTGFVFKIQANMDPAHRDRIAFLRVCSGRFERGMKVKHLRLGREIKVSNVVTFMASSREQVEEAYAGDIIGLPNHGNMQIGDSFSEGEMLTFTGIPYFAPDFFRSVRIRNPLKIKQLHKGLQQLGEEGAVQVFKPVQGGELVLGAVGVLQFEVVASRLLNEYGVDAVFEGTSISSARWVSCDDKRILQDFENALGHNVAYDAAGNMAYLATSGVNLRLTEERWPKLKFHATREHSAKLA from the coding sequence ATGGCCAACGAGAACGACATCAACACCCCCGATTCCAGCGACAGCGCGGACAGCGCAGCAGCGCCGGCGAGCAGCAAGGCGCCGGCCGTGATCGCGCGCGAAGTGCAGCGCCGCCGCACCTTCGGCATCATTTCCCACCCGGATGCGGGCAAGACCACCCTGACGGAAAAACTGCTGCTGTTCTCGGGCGCGATCCAGATGGCCGGTACCGTCAAGGCGCGCAAATCGGGCCGCCACGCGACGTCGGACTGGATGGAGATCGAGAAGCAGCGCGGCATTTCCGTCGCTTCCTCGGTGATGCAGTTCGAATTCCGCGACCACGTCGTCAACCTGCTCGACACCCCGGGCCACCAGGACTTCTCGGAAGATACCTACCGCGTGCTGACGGCGGTCGACTCGGCGCTGATGGTGATCGATGCGGCCAAGGGCGTGGAAGCGCAGACGATCAAGCTGCTGGCCGTGTGCCGCATGCGCAATACGCCGATCGTCACCTTCATGAACAAGATGGACCGCGAGACGCGCGATCCGCTGGACCTGCTCGACGAACTTGAATCGGTGCTGAAGATCCAGTGCGCGCCCGTCACCTGGCCTATCGGCATGGGCAAGAACTTCCGCGGCGTGTACCACCTGCTGAACGATGAGATCATGCTGTTCAAGGCCGGTGAAGAGAAGGCCGACGGCGCCTTTGAAATCATCAAGGGCATCGACAACCCGCGCCTGCAGGAGATGTTCCCGCTCGAGATGGACCAGCTGCGCATGGAAGTGGAACTGGTGCATGGCGCATCGAACCCGTTCAACCTGGAAGAATTCCTCTCCGGCGTGCAGACGCCCGTGTTCTTCGGTTCGGCCATCAACAACTTCGGCGTGCGCGAGATTCTGTCCGCGCTGGTCGACTGGGCCCCGGCGCCGCGCCCGCGCGACGCCACTGTGCGTTCCGTCGATCCGACCGAGCAGCCATTTACCGGTTTCGTCTTCAAGATCCAGGCGAACATGGACCCGGCCCACCGCGACCGCATCGCGTTTTTGCGCGTGTGCTCGGGACGTTTCGAGCGCGGCATGAAGGTCAAGCACTTGCGCCTGGGCCGCGAGATCAAGGTGTCGAACGTGGTGACGTTCATGGCATCGTCGCGCGAACAGGTGGAAGAGGCGTACGCGGGCGACATCATCGGCTTGCCGAACCACGGCAACATGCAGATCGGCGACAGTTTTTCTGAAGGCGAGATGCTGACGTTTACGGGCATCCCGTACTTCGCGCCGGACTTCTTCCGCTCCGTGCGCATCCGTAATCCGCTGAAGATCAAGCAGTTGCACAAGGGCTTGCAGCAGCTGGGCGAAGAGGGCGCGGTGCAAGTGTTCAAGCCGGTGCAGGGCGGCGAACTGGTACTGGGCGCCGTCGGCGTGCTGCAGTTCGAAGTGGTGGCCAGCCGCCTGCTCAACGAGTATGGCGTCGACGCCGTGTTCGAAGGCACGAGCATCAGCAGCGCCCGCTGGGTCAGCTGCGACGACAAGCGCATCCTGCAGGATTTCGAAAACGCGCTCGGCCACAACGTGGCCTACGATGCGGCCGGCAACATGGCCTACCTGGCCACGTCGGGCGTGAACCTGCGCCTGACGGAAGAGCGCTGGCCGAAGCTGAAGTTCCACGCGACGCGCGAGCATTCGGCCAAGCTGGCTTGA